A single region of the Halobacterium wangiae genome encodes:
- a CDS encoding methyl-accepting chemotaxis protein gives MSSQRQSRDSGGGVALYDPPDGATETERLRDERDFWKHLFEDLTERFPEPVLVVDDEGHVTHWNNEQADIQNTPAEAVVGEVAHDVVGTDDVTETLAEEVVRTEETVNEDRVRSGVNENGEQWHVSAAALPLYDPEGDVVGSFEMVSRVTDLVEQRSAVKDAQEQITTEVDETVGDLLASSERVAENSQFIEETASTQVESLASVRNEVESLSATVEEIASQTDEVDDRASDVADDAAASVGATEEAKTLLADVEDAGRELDRTAAELDDEVAEIDDVVDVIGDIVSQINILALNANIEAARTDGNNDGFAVVADEIKALANQSQQEVDAIEETIGRVTDIVEETTDSVDRTTSGIAAVADRIDTIGDRQEAIREAAEETAVGMTEIAEATDEQAVSAEEVTTMLNDALDSLEEVVAEIGDLAAENDEQATAARDVRERIHAVEADLEDSLDA, from the coding sequence ATGTCATCGCAGCGCCAGTCCAGGGACTCCGGTGGCGGTGTCGCGCTGTACGATCCGCCAGACGGTGCCACCGAGACCGAACGGCTCCGCGACGAACGCGACTTCTGGAAACACCTCTTCGAGGACCTCACCGAGCGGTTCCCGGAACCCGTCCTGGTGGTGGACGACGAGGGCCACGTCACGCACTGGAACAACGAGCAGGCGGACATCCAGAACACGCCCGCCGAGGCAGTCGTCGGCGAGGTGGCCCACGACGTCGTCGGCACGGACGACGTGACCGAGACGCTCGCCGAGGAGGTCGTCCGGACCGAGGAGACCGTCAACGAGGACCGGGTCCGCTCCGGCGTCAACGAGAACGGCGAACAGTGGCACGTGAGCGCCGCCGCGCTCCCGCTGTACGACCCCGAGGGCGACGTCGTCGGCTCCTTCGAGATGGTGTCCCGGGTGACCGACCTCGTCGAGCAGCGCAGCGCCGTGAAGGACGCCCAGGAGCAGATCACCACCGAGGTCGACGAGACCGTCGGCGACCTCCTGGCGTCCTCCGAGCGGGTCGCAGAGAACAGCCAGTTCATCGAGGAGACGGCCAGCACCCAGGTCGAGTCGCTCGCGTCGGTCCGGAACGAGGTGGAGTCGCTGAGCGCGACCGTCGAGGAGATCGCGTCACAGACCGACGAGGTGGACGACCGCGCGAGCGACGTGGCCGACGACGCCGCCGCGTCCGTGGGGGCGACCGAGGAGGCGAAGACGTTGCTGGCGGACGTCGAAGACGCCGGGCGTGAGCTCGACCGGACCGCCGCGGAACTCGACGACGAGGTCGCGGAGATCGACGACGTCGTGGACGTCATCGGCGACATCGTCTCCCAGATCAACATCCTCGCGCTGAACGCGAACATCGAGGCCGCGCGAACGGACGGCAACAACGACGGGTTCGCGGTCGTCGCGGACGAGATCAAGGCGCTCGCGAACCAGTCCCAGCAGGAGGTCGACGCCATCGAGGAGACCATCGGCCGCGTCACCGACATCGTCGAGGAGACCACCGACAGCGTCGACCGGACGACGAGCGGCATCGCGGCAGTCGCCGACCGCATCGACACCATTGGCGACCGCCAGGAGGCCATCCGAGAGGCCGCCGAGGAGACCGCCGTCGGGATGACGGAGATCGCGGAGGCCACCGACGAGCAGGCGGTCAGCGCCGAGGAGGTGACGACTATGCTCAACGACGCCCTGGACAGCCTCGAGGAGGTCGTCGCGGAGATAGGCGACCTCGCCGCGGAGAACGACGAGCAGGCGACGGCCGCGCGGGACGTCCGCGAACGCATCCACGCAGTAGAGGCCGACCTCGAAGACTCGCTCGACGCGTAA
- a CDS encoding SDR family oxidoreductase, whose amino-acid sequence MDLEIDGNAALVAASSSGLGKAAATTLAREGANVVVNGRDEQRLEATVEEIRSVADGDVVGQPADLTDPDDVSKLVQRAVDEFGGLDHLVTNAGGPPSKPFRETTDEEWYDAYDLLVMSVVRLVREAVDHLEAGDGGSIVHSTSHTVKEGIDGLVLSNSVRMSVIGLEKTLSRELAPDVRVNSVMPGAHQTDRMEYLIENAVERGEFDSYDASYESWTEDIPMGDLGSPEEFGNVVAFLLSDRASFINGEAVMIDGGDARSNL is encoded by the coding sequence ATGGACCTGGAAATCGACGGCAACGCGGCGCTGGTCGCTGCATCGAGTAGCGGACTGGGGAAGGCGGCGGCGACGACACTCGCCCGCGAAGGGGCGAACGTCGTCGTGAACGGCCGCGACGAGCAACGACTGGAGGCGACCGTCGAGGAGATCCGCTCGGTGGCCGATGGTGACGTGGTCGGTCAACCGGCCGATCTGACGGACCCGGACGACGTATCGAAACTCGTCCAGCGCGCCGTCGACGAGTTCGGTGGCCTCGACCACCTCGTGACGAACGCGGGTGGACCGCCGAGCAAACCGTTCCGCGAGACGACCGACGAGGAGTGGTACGACGCCTACGACCTGCTCGTCATGAGCGTGGTTCGACTCGTCCGGGAGGCCGTCGACCACCTCGAAGCCGGCGACGGCGGGAGCATCGTCCACTCCACGTCCCACACGGTCAAGGAGGGAATCGACGGACTCGTGCTCTCGAACTCCGTGCGGATGAGCGTCATCGGCCTCGAGAAGACGCTCTCGAGGGAACTCGCGCCCGACGTCCGCGTCAACTCGGTGATGCCCGGCGCCCACCAGACCGACCGCATGGAGTACCTCATCGAGAACGCGGTCGAACGCGGCGAGTTCGACAGCTACGACGCGAGCTACGAGTCCTGGACCGAGGACATCCCGATGGGTGACCTCGGCTCTCCGGAGGAGTTCGGCAACGTCGTCGCGTTCCTCCTGTCCGACCGCGCGAGTTTCATCAACGGGGAGGCGGTGATGATCGACGGCGGCGACGCGCGCTCGAATCTGTAA
- a CDS encoding FAD-dependent monooxygenase — translation MSGSDVQADVPVVVAGAGPVGMTAALALHARGVDVTIIEAEPEDRERPGSRAIYVHKDTLRTLEDSSPGLGHRLVDNGIIWSTRRTLFRGTEVFERTYPDAGGDGDLPHFTSLPQVWTEEYMLDAVEDAGIDVHWDDGVEIVESSEDGVYVETESGEGWQAEYVVGADGAGSTVRKEIGAQFDGTESANSFIIADIAEFEEDPLKQERIFHYDHPNADGRNVLLVPFQGGWRVDIQCKESDDPEYLCQDDQIGELVANTLGERYRDRVDWVSQYKFKQVIADRMIDEHNRVLLAGEAGHLFAPFGARGMNSGVADADEAATRITAALNARFEKTADAEIKYYGVQRLKAAQYNRRAAGQALEYLQGDSPVTKTKKLLASKVAPYYEPAGEWLDDAPYGPHGGPPVTIGQY, via the coding sequence ATGAGCGGCTCAGACGTTCAAGCTGACGTACCAGTCGTCGTCGCCGGGGCGGGTCCCGTCGGGATGACGGCAGCACTCGCGTTGCACGCCCGGGGGGTCGACGTGACGATCATCGAAGCCGAACCCGAGGACCGGGAGCGTCCCGGCAGTCGGGCGATCTACGTCCACAAGGACACGCTCCGGACACTGGAGGACTCCTCACCGGGGCTCGGCCACCGACTCGTCGACAACGGCATCATCTGGTCGACGCGCCGGACGCTGTTCCGGGGCACAGAGGTGTTCGAACGCACGTACCCGGACGCGGGCGGCGACGGCGACCTCCCGCACTTCACGAGTCTCCCACAGGTGTGGACCGAGGAGTACATGCTCGACGCCGTGGAGGACGCCGGTATCGACGTCCACTGGGACGACGGGGTCGAGATCGTCGAGTCCAGCGAGGACGGCGTCTACGTGGAGACCGAGAGCGGCGAGGGCTGGCAGGCGGAGTACGTCGTCGGCGCGGACGGCGCCGGGTCGACCGTCCGCAAGGAGATCGGCGCGCAGTTCGACGGCACCGAGTCCGCGAACTCGTTCATCATCGCGGACATCGCGGAGTTCGAGGAGGACCCGCTGAAACAGGAGCGCATCTTCCACTACGACCACCCGAACGCCGACGGCCGGAACGTCCTGCTGGTGCCGTTCCAGGGTGGCTGGCGGGTGGACATCCAGTGCAAGGAGTCCGACGATCCCGAGTACCTCTGTCAGGACGACCAGATCGGCGAGCTCGTCGCGAACACGCTCGGCGAACGCTACCGTGACCGCGTCGACTGGGTCTCCCAGTACAAGTTCAAACAGGTCATCGCAGACCGCATGATCGACGAGCACAACCGCGTCCTCCTCGCCGGCGAGGCGGGCCACCTCTTCGCGCCGTTCGGTGCACGCGGCATGAACTCCGGCGTCGCCGACGCCGACGAGGCCGCGACCCGCATCACGGCCGCGCTGAACGCCAGGTTCGAGAAGACAGCGGACGCCGAGATCAAGTACTACGGCGTCCAGCGCCTGAAGGCCGCACAGTACAACAGGCGCGCCGCCGGACAGGCCCTGGAGTACCTGCAGGGCGACAGCCCCGTCACGAAGACGAAGAAACTCCTCGCGTCGAAAGTCGCGCCCTACTACGAACCCGCGGGCGAGTGGCTCGACGACGCGCCGTACGGCCCGCACGGTGGGCCGCCGGTGACCATCGGCCAGTACTGA
- a CDS encoding fumarylacetoacetate hydrolase family protein translates to MRFVRFNEDHLGLLTEDDAIVDLTDRLGIDAADPLVEYIEGDYDASEYADADPDYDRSEVELGSPVERPGKVIAAPLNYENHIEEAIADMDITTDEWFSIEDKGYFLKAPSSVVGPDHGVELPFSDRRVDHEIELAFVMGEDVKDVDAEDAWDAIFGYTILLDISVRGDQDRSNRKSYDTFTVIGPAVVTADEIEDPQDLDMELQLNGETQQDDNTSDMVYTCADVVEYASLGATIEAGDVITTGTPEGVSALSDGDTIDAQIEDVGQMSVDVTERDVSFEDVHVQKGGQN, encoded by the coding sequence ATGCGATTCGTACGCTTCAACGAGGACCACCTTGGGCTGCTGACCGAGGACGACGCCATCGTCGACCTCACCGACCGACTCGGCATCGACGCCGCCGACCCGCTCGTCGAGTACATCGAGGGCGACTACGACGCTAGCGAGTACGCCGACGCCGACCCCGACTACGACCGCAGCGAGGTCGAACTCGGCTCCCCCGTCGAGCGTCCTGGGAAGGTCATCGCCGCGCCGCTGAACTACGAGAACCACATCGAGGAGGCCATCGCCGACATGGACATCACCACCGACGAGTGGTTCTCCATCGAGGACAAGGGCTACTTCCTGAAGGCGCCCTCGAGTGTCGTCGGCCCCGACCACGGCGTCGAACTGCCGTTCTCGGACCGCCGCGTCGACCACGAGATCGAACTCGCGTTCGTGATGGGCGAGGACGTTAAGGACGTCGACGCCGAGGACGCCTGGGACGCCATCTTCGGCTACACCATCCTGCTGGACATCTCCGTTCGCGGCGACCAGGACCGCTCGAACCGGAAGTCCTACGACACGTTCACTGTCATCGGCCCGGCCGTCGTCACCGCCGACGAGATCGAGGACCCCCAGGACCTCGACATGGAGCTCCAGCTCAACGGCGAGACCCAGCAGGACGACAACACCAGCGACATGGTCTACACCTGCGCCGACGTCGTCGAGTACGCCTCCCTCGGCGCCACCATCGAGGCTGGCGACGTCATCACCACTGGGACGCCCGAGGGCGTCAGCGCGCTCTCGGACGGCGACACCATCGACGCCCAAATCGAGGACGTCGGGCAGATGAGCGTCGACGTCACCGAGCGCGACGTCTCCTTCGAGGACGTCCACGTCCAGAAGGGCGGCCAGAACTGA
- a CDS encoding pyridoxamine 5'-phosphate oxidase family protein produces the protein MFASGAIGRLVERAHMERPDEADRTLRGVPMTEHEREAFLRERGQGVLSLARDGDAYGVPVSFGYDDGTLYFVLLQFGEDSEKLDFAEATGTATFSTFEFEDEHHWQSLVARGPLELVPEADREAVDDVMFDNARFASLFPHGEPITDHPRYRLVPEETTGQKGQGHDY, from the coding sequence ATGTTCGCGAGTGGAGCCATCGGGCGCCTCGTCGAACGTGCTCACATGGAGCGACCCGACGAGGCCGACCGAACCCTCCGTGGCGTCCCGATGACCGAACACGAACGCGAGGCGTTCCTCCGCGAGCGTGGCCAGGGTGTGCTCTCGCTCGCGAGGGACGGTGACGCGTACGGCGTCCCCGTCTCCTTCGGCTACGACGACGGCACGCTCTACTTCGTCCTCCTCCAGTTCGGCGAGGACAGCGAGAAACTGGACTTCGCGGAGGCGACCGGGACGGCGACGTTCTCGACGTTCGAATTCGAGGACGAACACCACTGGCAGAGCCTCGTCGCGCGCGGCCCACTCGAACTGGTGCCCGAGGCCGACAGGGAAGCCGTCGACGACGTCATGTTCGACAACGCCCGGTTCGCCAGTCTGTTCCCGCACGGCGAACCGATAACCGACCACCCCCGCTACCGACTGGTCCCCGAGGAGACGACCGGACAGAAGGGCCAGGGCCACGACTACTGA
- a CDS encoding branched-chain amino acid ABC transporter permease — protein sequence MVASDLVFQSLLNGILLGGIYAVAALGLSLVFGIMDIVNLAHGHMLMVGAYVAILLFGVLGVTPIIGMVVAFLVLFVLGMALQRFLLERVVGEGLEQPIIVLFGLALMLQSIGRILVGSESQATEIGIPGEAIAVGTATLSFPRVVTFVISVVLILGTWAFLKYTTTGLAIRATAQNSSAAQYMGIDTDNIYVITLGLGTGLAGAAGALLSMLFPIDPFVGWSYLLKAFAVVVLGGVGSVAGTLVGGLILGVSENVGVLYLGGGFRDIISFTIFLLVLLVRPHGLFGSSGGGE from the coding sequence ATGGTAGCATCTGACCTCGTGTTCCAGTCGCTGCTCAACGGAATCCTCCTCGGGGGGATCTACGCCGTCGCCGCGCTCGGGCTGTCGCTCGTGTTCGGCATCATGGACATCGTGAATCTCGCCCACGGCCACATGCTCATGGTCGGTGCCTACGTCGCCATCCTCCTCTTCGGGGTGCTCGGCGTGACACCCATCATCGGGATGGTGGTCGCGTTCCTCGTGTTGTTCGTCCTCGGGATGGCGCTCCAGCGCTTCCTCCTCGAACGCGTCGTCGGCGAGGGACTCGAACAGCCGATCATCGTCCTCTTCGGCCTCGCACTCATGCTCCAGAGCATCGGTCGCATCCTCGTCGGCAGCGAGTCCCAGGCCACGGAGATCGGCATCCCCGGCGAGGCGATCGCCGTCGGAACGGCGACCCTCTCGTTCCCGCGCGTCGTGACGTTCGTCATCTCCGTCGTGCTCATCCTCGGCACGTGGGCGTTCCTGAAGTACACGACCACGGGCCTGGCCATCCGGGCGACCGCACAGAACAGCTCCGCCGCGCAGTACATGGGCATCGACACGGACAACATCTACGTCATCACGCTCGGTCTCGGGACGGGACTGGCCGGCGCAGCCGGCGCGCTCCTGTCGATGCTGTTCCCTATCGACCCGTTCGTCGGCTGGTCGTACCTGCTGAAGGCGTTCGCGGTCGTCGTGCTCGGCGGCGTCGGGAGCGTCGCGGGCACGCTCGTCGGCGGCCTCATCCTCGGCGTCTCCGAGAACGTCGGTGTGCTCTACCTCGGCGGCGGCTTCCGGGACATCATCAGCTTCACTATCTTCCTGCTGGTGTTGCTCGTCCGGCCGCACGGCCTGTTCGGGAGCTCCGGAGGTGGTGAGTGA
- a CDS encoding ABC transporter ATP-binding protein, with protein MLEVDGIDVAYGDVQVIWDVSFSVTEGETVALLGANGAGKTTVLKTICGPLVPQTGDISFQGESIGHLEQDRVVPKGITHIPEGREIFVDSTVKENLRLGAYTNRGGMDEQLERVYDVFPRLEERKGQTAGTLSGGEQQMLAIGRGLMSDPELILLDEASLGLAPVLVEDVFEAIERINEEGTTVLLVEQDVNNALRIADRGYVLESGRITLSGDAADLAEDERVAASYLGG; from the coding sequence CTGCTCGAAGTGGACGGCATCGACGTCGCCTACGGCGACGTGCAGGTCATCTGGGACGTGAGCTTCTCGGTCACCGAGGGCGAGACGGTCGCCCTGCTGGGCGCGAACGGCGCCGGCAAGACCACGGTGTTGAAGACGATCTGTGGCCCGCTCGTCCCCCAGACTGGCGACATCAGCTTCCAGGGCGAGTCCATCGGTCACCTCGAACAGGACCGCGTCGTCCCGAAGGGGATCACGCACATCCCCGAGGGCCGCGAGATATTCGTCGACAGTACCGTCAAGGAGAACCTCCGCCTCGGCGCGTACACGAACCGTGGCGGGATGGACGAACAGCTCGAACGCGTCTACGACGTGTTTCCGCGCCTCGAGGAGCGCAAGGGCCAGACGGCCGGCACGCTGTCGGGCGGCGAACAGCAGATGCTCGCCATCGGTCGCGGCCTGATGAGCGACCCCGAACTCATCCTCCTCGACGAAGCCAGCCTCGGCCTCGCCCCGGTGCTCGTCGAGGACGTCTTCGAGGCCATCGAACGCATCAACGAGGAGGGGACGACCGTCCTCCTCGTCGAACAGGACGTGAACAACGCGCTCCGCATCGCCGACCGCGGCTACGTCCTCGAGTCCGGGCGCATCACGCTGTCGGGTGACGCCGCGGACCTCGCGGAGGACGAGCGCGTCGCGGCCTCGTACCTCGGCGGCTGA
- a CDS encoding branched-chain amino acid ABC transporter permease: MASMTDSFAGLFDTRRRIAAFVAVVLALAAVPFSTTSYITDIVFTGLVFVVLGVSWNLIAGYAGQISLGHAAFFGTGAFVSAWLTTPARAGLPEAIQSPVIVAAIGGALGAGLLAAVLGPVLFRLTGHYFAIGTLAMASIVQLVLLDQRRFSGGSTGYYINNNMTEDTMFLLMLAATVLVVLVTYAIVNSRAGLGMRAIHDDESAASSLGVNPLKYKMYAFVVSSVMAGLAGGLYAQFTLYVNPESTLSVVWMVDTLVVVILGGMGTMGGPLIGAGLFLLLDNGLRSFAGEFATVIEGGLIIAFIVFIPGGLYTLLSDRYGRDEQSADADVDGTAESPPPNEQ, encoded by the coding sequence ATGGCGTCGATGACCGACTCCTTCGCCGGCCTCTTCGACACGCGACGACGCATCGCGGCGTTCGTCGCCGTCGTCCTCGCACTCGCCGCCGTCCCGTTCTCGACGACGTCGTACATCACGGACATCGTGTTCACGGGGCTCGTCTTCGTCGTGCTGGGTGTCTCCTGGAACCTCATCGCGGGGTACGCGGGACAGATCTCGCTCGGTCACGCCGCGTTCTTCGGCACCGGTGCGTTCGTCTCGGCGTGGCTGACGACGCCGGCACGCGCGGGCCTGCCGGAGGCCATCCAGTCACCGGTCATCGTCGCGGCCATCGGCGGCGCGCTCGGGGCGGGTCTGCTCGCTGCCGTGCTCGGCCCGGTGTTGTTCCGGCTGACGGGCCACTACTTCGCCATCGGTACGCTCGCGATGGCGTCTATCGTCCAGCTCGTGTTGCTCGACCAGCGCCGGTTCTCCGGGGGGTCGACGGGCTACTACATCAACAACAACATGACCGAGGACACGATGTTCCTCCTGATGCTCGCGGCCACGGTGCTCGTCGTGCTCGTCACGTACGCCATCGTGAACAGCCGCGCCGGCCTCGGGATGCGCGCGATCCACGACGACGAGTCCGCTGCCAGCAGCCTCGGCGTCAACCCGCTGAAGTACAAGATGTACGCGTTCGTCGTCTCCTCGGTGATGGCGGGGCTCGCCGGCGGTCTCTACGCGCAGTTCACCCTGTACGTCAACCCAGAGTCGACGCTCAGCGTCGTGTGGATGGTCGACACGCTGGTCGTCGTCATCCTCGGGGGCATGGGGACGATGGGCGGCCCGCTCATCGGCGCGGGCCTGTTCCTCCTGCTCGACAACGGGCTCCGCTCGTTCGCGGGCGAGTTCGCCACCGTCATCGAGGGCGGCCTGATTATCGCGTTCATCGTCTTCATCCCCGGCGGCCTCTACACACTCCTCTCGGACCGGTACGGGCGCGACGAGCAGTCCGCCGACGCGGACGTCGACGGCACCGCGGAGTCGCCACCGCCGAACGAACAGTAG
- a CDS encoding ABC transporter substrate-binding protein — MVDSDVPQSRRRYLKTLGAVGAVGTSGLAGCTLIGGSGGGEGTVTIAATVPETGQFSSLGNAVKQGYELGVQTMNEELDQDVELIMQDDESDAEVVRQNLNQITSDNQVDMIWGSFSSLLVTAGSAFAENQGLPFIGAFFAFEGPHRNEGYEWTYSPFPKSRDVARSTRGLLELIPEEERPTNVGLWEPNSGWGNEQAQYWEDTLSSAGYDVVMRETFSLGSQDFSSLISQSESANVEVLLSTPTPPGGITAINQMQSNNWSPDIVKFVRAADPTAWWSALGEKGAYACMCPGWVPGLTGGGNDTLRTMYEEEYGLEEGQLIRSPVGGAYNVAQTAMQALQGADSTDPGDVQSALRSEEFETVIGTFSFEDNGLPAEGELTAPTGQWWEGNQHTVYPDVDGPGAIDFQYPIPDWSER; from the coding sequence ATGGTGGACAGTGACGTGCCACAGAGCAGGCGTAGGTATCTCAAAACACTTGGCGCAGTCGGTGCCGTCGGCACCTCCGGACTCGCTGGCTGTACGCTGATCGGCGGAAGCGGCGGTGGCGAGGGGACCGTGACGATCGCCGCGACGGTGCCGGAGACCGGCCAGTTCTCTTCGCTCGGGAACGCCGTCAAACAGGGGTACGAACTCGGCGTCCAGACGATGAACGAGGAACTCGACCAGGACGTCGAACTCATCATGCAGGACGACGAGAGCGACGCGGAGGTCGTCCGGCAGAACCTCAACCAGATCACCAGCGACAACCAGGTCGACATGATCTGGGGGAGCTTCTCCAGTCTGCTGGTCACCGCGGGCAGTGCGTTCGCGGAGAACCAGGGGCTGCCGTTCATCGGGGCGTTCTTCGCGTTCGAGGGCCCCCACCGGAACGAGGGGTACGAGTGGACGTACTCCCCGTTCCCGAAGTCCCGGGACGTCGCGCGGTCGACCCGCGGCCTCCTCGAACTCATCCCCGAGGAGGAACGCCCGACCAACGTCGGTCTCTGGGAGCCGAACAGCGGCTGGGGCAACGAGCAGGCGCAGTACTGGGAGGACACGCTGTCGAGTGCGGGCTACGACGTGGTCATGCGCGAGACGTTCTCCCTGGGCTCCCAGGACTTCTCGTCGCTCATCTCGCAGTCCGAGAGCGCGAACGTCGAGGTGCTGCTGTCGACGCCGACGCCACCCGGCGGCATCACGGCCATCAACCAGATGCAGTCGAACAACTGGTCGCCGGACATCGTGAAGTTCGTGCGCGCGGCGGACCCGACCGCCTGGTGGTCGGCGCTCGGCGAGAAGGGCGCGTACGCGTGCATGTGCCCCGGCTGGGTGCCTGGCCTCACGGGCGGCGGCAACGATACGCTCCGGACGATGTACGAAGAGGAGTACGGCCTCGAGGAGGGGCAGCTCATCCGTTCGCCGGTCGGCGGCGCGTACAACGTCGCGCAGACCGCGATGCAGGCGCTGCAGGGCGCGGACTCGACGGACCCCGGAGACGTCCAGAGCGCACTCCGCTCGGAGGAGTTCGAGACGGTCATCGGGACGTTCAGCTTCGAGGACAACGGTCTGCCCGCGGAGGGCGAACTGACCGCCCCGACCGGCCAGTGGTGGGAGGGTAACCAGCACACCGTCTACCCCGACGTCGACGGCCCCGGTGCCATCGACTTCCAGTACCCCATCCCGGACTGGAGCGAGCGGTAA
- a CDS encoding DUF3179 domain-containing (seleno)protein, with product MATETAQNLHEHVEQLLVRDADAHADAVEALAEHGDERVVPHLLEVLVVDAIGNDWAKFGFPEVLRDRDPPRYLDLPEVRWPGVRDALAELAEPNFDSAHAWVEWESWYSQQDIEPLSGFDEWKLRLYKSYLPPVGGLLDAEPRTFDLQDVRWGNCDRSFLAALNAPDFLPGDDASYVDDGDTVFGFEIEGTQYAVPRWVLFPHELLNVTLDGVPVSLTYCTLCNAPILYDRRVGEQTDGPHDVLTFGSSGMLASGNKVMYDEETETLWDQHAGVPTAGHYLETSPDLLLDQFAVTQTTWGEWRAEYPDTLALDIDTGYDYDYEHYEDHIGFFRHYWNDEEAIQPGVHREEGELPEKADVYGIVGEDGSEVWVVPEDAVDEPLVGTVDGREVLAVRDATGDVAVYEAPPAPVEWDGDALVDAEGTRWTVARNELRADGATRERIPGRHGLWFAFRTHYDDAHVLQ from the coding sequence ATGGCGACTGAGACAGCCCAGAACCTCCACGAACACGTCGAGCAGTTGCTCGTGCGGGACGCCGACGCTCACGCCGACGCCGTCGAAGCGCTCGCAGAACACGGCGACGAACGCGTCGTCCCTCACCTGCTGGAAGTGCTCGTCGTCGACGCCATCGGCAACGACTGGGCGAAGTTCGGCTTCCCGGAGGTGCTCCGTGACCGCGACCCACCGCGCTACCTCGACCTCCCGGAGGTCCGGTGGCCCGGCGTCCGCGACGCCCTCGCCGAACTCGCGGAGCCGAACTTCGACTCCGCGCACGCCTGGGTGGAGTGGGAGTCGTGGTACTCCCAGCAGGACATCGAGCCACTGAGTGGGTTCGACGAGTGGAAGCTACGGCTCTACAAGTCGTACCTGCCACCCGTCGGCGGCCTGCTGGACGCCGAACCGCGGACGTTCGACCTCCAGGACGTCCGCTGGGGGAACTGCGACCGGTCGTTCCTCGCGGCGCTCAACGCCCCCGACTTCCTCCCCGGCGACGACGCCAGCTACGTGGACGACGGGGACACCGTCTTCGGCTTCGAGATCGAGGGCACCCAGTACGCCGTCCCGCGCTGGGTGCTGTTCCCGCACGAACTGCTGAACGTCACACTCGACGGCGTCCCGGTCAGCCTCACGTACTGCACGCTCTGCAACGCGCCCATCCTCTACGACAGGCGCGTCGGCGAACAGACCGACGGCCCCCACGACGTGCTCACGTTCGGGAGTTCCGGGATGCTCGCGTCCGGGAACAAGGTGATGTACGACGAGGAGACGGAGACCCTGTGGGACCAGCACGCCGGCGTCCCGACCGCCGGCCATTACCTCGAAACCAGTCCCGACCTCCTGCTCGACCAGTTCGCGGTCACGCAGACTACGTGGGGCGAGTGGCGGGCCGAGTACCCGGATACCCTCGCACTGGACATCGACACGGGCTACGACTACGACTACGAACACTACGAGGACCACATCGGCTTCTTCCGCCACTACTGGAACGACGAGGAAGCCATCCAGCCGGGCGTCCACAGAGAGGAGGGCGAACTCCCCGAGAAGGCCGACGTCTACGGCATCGTCGGCGAGGACGGCAGCGAGGTCTGGGTGGTGCCCGAGGACGCAGTCGACGAACCACTCGTCGGTACCGTGGACGGCCGCGAGGTACTCGCGGTGCGAGACGCGACCGGCGACGTCGCCGTCTACGAGGCACCGCCCGCTCCCGTCGAGTGGGACGGCGACGCGCTCGTCGACGCCGAGGGGACCAGGTGGACGGTCGCGCGCAACGAACTCCGAGCGGACGGCGCGACGCGCGAACGGATCCCCGGTCGCCACGGCCTCTGGTTCGCCTTCCGCACGCACTACGACGACGCGCACGTCCTGCAGTAG